CGACAGGACTGACGACCAGACCAAACGAGACCGAGGAGAGCAGAGAGATGGACATCTTGCACCGCGTGGGGGTCAAGACCCCCACGCCGCAGAAGGTCTACGACGCGCTGACGACCGTGGAGGGCCTCGCCGGCTGGTGGACCGACGACACGAAGGGCAGCGGCGACGTCGGCGGCGTCCTTGAGTTCCGGTTCCTGCCCGGCGGCTTCGACATGGAGGTCGTCGACCTGCGGCCGCCCGAGCGCGTGGTGTGGCGGGTGGTCGACGGCCCCGAGGAGTGGATGGGGACCACGGTCGACTGGGACCTGCGTCAGGCCGGCGACTACACGATCGTGCTGTTCCGGCACCAGGGCTGGCGGGAGCCGGTCGAGTTCATGCACCACTGCAGCACGAAATGGGCGTCCTACCTGCTGAGCCTCAAGTCCCTGGTGGAGACCGGTGCGGGCGCGCCGTCACCACGGGACGTCCCGATCAGCGACTGGCACTGAACCGGGCCAGGGACAGGGCTGCGGTCAGGCCAGGTCGAACAGGGCGGCGGCGTTGCCCCAGCAGACCGCCCGCAGCCAGTCGTCGCCGAGGTCGAGCCGGGCCAGGCCGGCGAGCTGGTCGGCGTACGGGTAGGGGATGTTCGGGAAGTCGCTGCCCAGCAGCACCTTGCCCGCCAGCCCCAGCTCCCGCAGCCGCGGCCGCTCGTCGTCAGGGAAGGGCACGAGTCGGTCGAGGAACGGGGTGAACGCCATCGTGGTGTCCAGCCGCACCCCCTCGTACGCCTCGGCGAGGTCCAGGAACGCGCGGTAGTCCGGCGCGCCGAGGTGGGCGACCACCGCGCGCAGGGCGGGATGCCGGGCGAGCACGGCGGCGAACGGCTCCGGCCCGGTGTGCGCGGTGCCCACCGGCGCGTGCCCGGCGTGCACCACGACCGGCACCCCGGCGTCGGCGAGCAGCCCCCAGACGGCGTCGAGGGCCTCGTCGGTGGGCGGGAACCCGCCGACCTGGACGTGGACCTTGAACACCCGGGCCCCGGCGGCCAGCGCCTCGGCCACGTAGCCGGACGCGTCCGGCTCGGGGAAGAACGTCGCCGAGGGCAGGCAGCCGGGCGTGTTCCGGGCGAAGTCGAGTGTCCACCGGTTCAGGTCGGCGGCCATCCCCGGCCGGTGCGGGTAGGCCAGCGCGCTGAAGGCCCGCACCCCGAGCCGCCCCAGGTACGCGACCCGCTCGGCGTCGCTCCACCGGTACCGGATCGGCCACTCGGTGCCGACCAGTGGGCCCGCCGCGTCGAAGTACGCCCATATCCGGCGCAGCAGTCGGGGCGGCAGGAAGTGCACGTGCACGTCCGCGAGGCCCGGCAGGCCCAGGCCGCGCCAGAATGCGGGAACCGCGGCGTCGCCCTCGGCGAGGCCGCGGTTGCCCGGGAAGCTCACCCCCGCGCCACGGGCGGGGTCGAGTGGGCCGGCGTCGCGACCGGCCGGGTCGGTCATATCTCGATGTCGAACTTCTGCAGCACGGGCCGGGCCACCAGCCCGGCCGCGGCGAGCAGCGCGACGACGGTCAGCGCGGCGCGCAGCACGACCACCTCGGCCTTGCTGCCGGTACGCAGCGCGATGCTGTTCGGCAGGCCGATCATCGTCCACATGCGGCGCTTGATCGGGATCGGCCAGAGGATCGGCACCCCGGCCCGGGTGATCATGTCGCCGAGGATGTGCACGAAACAGCCCACCCCCATGGCGACGCCGATCATCGGATAGCCCCGCCCACCCGGCAGGTTCGCCCAGGTGAACCAGGCCGCGGCGAGCGAGACAAGGGTGACGATCACCCAGCCGGCCCGCTCGGCCCAGCGGTCGAAGAGGCCCCGCAGCGCCAACCCGATCATGAAGAAGAGGATGCCGATGACGGCCCACTTGCCGTACGCGGCGCACAGGGCGGTGGTGCCCCAGCCGACCAGCACGGTGAACGGGATGGTGTGGGTCAGCGTCCGGTGGCCGTTGTTGCGCTTCGGGTCCTTGCTCAGCTTCGTCATGTAGTAGACGCCGAGGGAGATCTTCTCCATCACCTCGGCGAAGAAGAGGCTGACCACCCCGAACGTGCGGGCGACGGTCGCGCCCCCCTGGTTGCGGGTGACCTTGCCGGACAGGTCGAGGTCGGGGAAGAGCGCCCCACCGGCGCAGACGGCGGTGCCGACCGCGAGCGCCAGCGGTGACTGGTGATAGTCCGCGAACTGGTCCAGAGCCCAGGATCCGGCCAACCACACCGCCGCGCCGGACAGCGCGTGCGAGGGTCCCATCATTGTCGGCTCACCTTCCCCAGGATCTTGAGCGCCAGAGCGAGATCACTTTAGTCAGAGCCGGGGCCGGTGGGGCAATCGCCCGGACGGTCCACTCAGGAGCGTCGTCAGACCGCAGGGGTGAAGCTCTGCCGGATCATTGCGAAGTATGTCGCGTTGACCTGCCAGTCGAACTCTTTTGTCAACCATGAGACGGTGTACGCGCGCTCCGCCGACGTGTTCGCCAGCAACCGCGCCGTGTGCACCCGCTCTCCGGCGGCGTTGAGCCAGCCGCACTCCCAGACCGCGCCGCCGTCGAAGATGTCCATCGGCGCGATGTCCACCTTGTGGTAACCCGGCAGCGCCCCGTCGCCGGTGAGTCGCCGCTCCTCGGCCCGCCACCAGGCCACCGGGTCGGCGCGGCGGGCGCTCGCCTCGACGCTGAGCACCCGGGCGCCGCCCGGCTCGCGGAAGCAGGTGACGGCGTCCTCGGTCCACTGCAGCCAGGAGATCGGCGCGGCGATGCGGAAACCGCTCTCCGAGGTGTACCAGGTCCAGCCGGGCACCAGGCGGAACCGCGCGCCGGGTGGCGGCGGCACCGACGGCACCGGGTCGGCGGCCGGTGGCGCCGGGGTGGCGCACGCGAAGGCGGCCGGCCGGACGCCGGTCGCTCCGCCGCCGACACCGGACGGCGGTGACCCGGAGCGGCCCCGGTCGGCCAGCGTGGCCGCGCCGAGCGCCACGAGCAGCCCCGCGGCCACCGTGACCGCGGCGACGCCGAGGCGTCGACGGCGGCGCCGGAGCCGGCGGGCCGCCCCCACCCGGTCCAGGTCGGACGCCGGCCGTGCCGGCCTCGGCGGTTGCGTCGCTTCGGACGCGAGACGCTGCGCCGGCCGGGGCACCCCGGCCTCCGGTGCACCCGGTGCGCGGGCGTCCCGGCGATCGCCATCGTCGGTGTCGGTCCCGGCCCGGTCGTCCGCCCGAGCCGTGTCGCGGCGAGGTGGGCTCGTGGCCTGGTCCGGCGTGGTCGCGACGGCGCGCAGCAGCGGCTCGGCCTCGACGGCGGTGAGCCGTCGCCACGGGTCGCGCTGCAACAGGCCGGCGAGCACGGGACGCAGCGGCCCGGCCCGCAGCATCGGGTCCGGTGGCTCGGTGGCCAGCGCGGTGAGCGTCGCCATCGCGTTGGGGCGCGCGTACGGGGGCTGCCCCTCCACGGCCGCGTAGAG
This genomic stretch from Micromonospora krabiensis harbors:
- a CDS encoding SRPBCC family protein; translated protein: MDILHRVGVKTPTPQKVYDALTTVEGLAGWWTDDTKGSGDVGGVLEFRFLPGGFDMEVVDLRPPERVVWRVVDGPEEWMGTTVDWDLRQAGDYTIVLFRHQGWREPVEFMHHCSTKWASYLLSLKSLVETGAGAPSPRDVPISDWH
- a CDS encoding amidohydrolase family protein — protein: MTDPAGRDAGPLDPARGAGVSFPGNRGLAEGDAAVPAFWRGLGLPGLADVHVHFLPPRLLRRIWAYFDAAGPLVGTEWPIRYRWSDAERVAYLGRLGVRAFSALAYPHRPGMAADLNRWTLDFARNTPGCLPSATFFPEPDASGYVAEALAAGARVFKVHVQVGGFPPTDEALDAVWGLLADAGVPVVVHAGHAPVGTAHTGPEPFAAVLARHPALRAVVAHLGAPDYRAFLDLAEAYEGVRLDTTMAFTPFLDRLVPFPDDERPRLRELGLAGKVLLGSDFPNIPYPYADQLAGLARLDLGDDWLRAVCWGNAAALFDLA
- a CDS encoding metal-dependent hydrolase — translated: MMGPSHALSGAAVWLAGSWALDQFADYHQSPLALAVGTAVCAGGALFPDLDLSGKVTRNQGGATVARTFGVVSLFFAEVMEKISLGVYYMTKLSKDPKRNNGHRTLTHTIPFTVLVGWGTTALCAAYGKWAVIGILFFMIGLALRGLFDRWAERAGWVIVTLVSLAAAWFTWANLPGGRGYPMIGVAMGVGCFVHILGDMITRAGVPILWPIPIKRRMWTMIGLPNSIALRTGSKAEVVVLRAALTVVALLAAAGLVARPVLQKFDIEI
- a CDS encoding protein kinase domain-containing protein, which codes for MGRVWLARDEMLHRDVAVKEVVLPTWLARAERDDLRQRTLREARTAARLNHPNVVRIYDVVHDRDSPWIVMEYVESRSVQQLVADEGPLSPSRTARIGLAVLAALRAAHAAGVLHRDVKPHNVLVAPDGRVVLTDFGLATFAGGDGGMTGPGMVLGSPHFVAPERARDGVSDVRTDLWSLGATLYAAVEGQPPYARPNAMATLTALATEPPDPMLRAGPLRPVLAGLLQRDPWRRLTAVEAEPLLRAVATTPDQATSPPRRDTARADDRAGTDTDDGDRRDARAPGAPEAGVPRPAQRLASEATQPPRPARPASDLDRVGAARRLRRRRRRLGVAAVTVAAGLLVALGAATLADRGRSGSPPSGVGGGATGVRPAAFACATPAPPAADPVPSVPPPPGARFRLVPGWTWYTSESGFRIAAPISWLQWTEDAVTCFREPGGARVLSVEASARRADPVAWWRAEERRLTGDGALPGYHKVDIAPMDIFDGGAVWECGWLNAAGERVHTARLLANTSAERAYTVSWLTKEFDWQVNATYFAMIRQSFTPAV